DNA from Triplophysa rosa unplaced genomic scaffold, Trosa_1v2 scaffold52_ERROPOS256272, whole genome shotgun sequence:
AGAAACACGATTGTGACCCCGGTTTCACCAATGGTACAAATGTCAGCGCGTCGCACTTTtctgacacaaaacaatgttgttACATATCCttgcatttttttaagttaGTATACGGAAATCCTTGAACTTTTCTACTGGGTATACGGCGAATACCTGCGTATcacgtagactacaccactggttcattgccctgctgaaaaaattaTAGAACTCTGCACGAATCACAATAGATGCAGATCGGAATGAATAGAACACTCATTAATGCCcaagacatttaaacatttgaaatagaAAAAATTTGTAcacaatggtattttaatggtaACCCCTAAAATTgatgtaataatatttttttagcaGAGAGGGTTTATGTAGAAACCTTGTACCTGTAGACTTTATAGCTATTTTCACAtggatcacaaatgtgcattgaacattgccagctgataaaacctgtgctttagggattgtatatacagtacatataccaTCTAAGGCTTATCTCTTAACTGGCTGAGTCGGTGCACCCGGGAGATTCCTCTGTCTGATATcgatcacaaaataagacaaaattagacctaaacagtttcaacaaatgaaatttcctaaatcacaagtcataagctctccctatttttcataaacatttactcagctgcactcagtgactttggtTAGAAGTtactgtgacacgtcagaggggaCCTGGCCCGCTCGGCTGAGACTGgattctcccgaggttttttctCCAATTATCATTGGaatttgggttcctcgccacagggccgtgttggcttgctcgcCGGGAGAATGCATTTATTCGATATTATTTGCttgaatgatcttgcttgttctataaacaccatgcactgttctgtgatttacttttttggggtttttcttattttctcctgtaaagctgctttggaacaatgcacattgtgaaaagcgctatataaataaaattgaattgaattgaaagttAGACAATGTGATTAACTAAACCAGCAAGTCCCCCCAGCTGTCATTGGCTATTGAAATCTTGCTCGCAATAAATCTTTCAGAATACTATTGATTACATATAGAGACATACTCTATATCATGTTATCCCGCCTTTAAAACTAAAGCATGATGTATTTGAATCAGGTTTACACAAGAAAGCAAACTTACTATAATACAAAAATGGCATTGTTTTAAAGCACTGGAGTCACACAACATTAAAACACAAGAAAGTTTTGATGATTTATGTGCAGGCCTACTCAAAAGACACACTAATATTGAACCTGGAGATCtgctttttaaataataacCAATTGCTTGCTCTGTCAAGACTAAGGAAGAATTTTGTTGCAAATATATCGACTATACCTTCTTTTCGCTGCTGCTCCTTTTCCGATCCGGGAGGACGAACCGTAAATGCCAAACaggaaataaataatttatagtataaaaacaaatttacaaaatatgacTGCCAAATTAAATCTGCAATTAAATGTGCATGTTAgaaatatttttgatattttaaatgatattatatTGTGATATGCTTGCGCTACCTGTGTCATATTTCAGAGCATTGGCGCCCCCTGGTGGTTCGGGGTGCTACATGTAGTTTGCAGGGACAAAGAGAGGTATTACCAAAGCAACTAGAAGggttgttgctagaagggacacagctacggccggaagtggtgcaaaaagtggcgcatgcccagtggaggtagctgcaCCCCCTCTAGTCAAAACCCACAAGAAGGCAAGCCTGCgacatttagacaaaaaagcgTAAGGGCTAATGCCAGATGCTAGTTCTTTTAATGTTACGGGTTCTCCAATTGAAAGTAGCTTATTACAGACCCTCCCATCTCCCTATAATAAGAGTATCTCTGGTATTACATTTAACCACAGACTTTAAAGAAAACAGTTTGCCAGTTGCCCAATCATACGAACAAAACAgccttgtgtttttatttgttttaaaaacattaaaacaaaaaataatcattgaaacatttgtgtttttaagataGTCTTCTATCCTTTTTGTGAACTTTCCCTTTTAAATGCATCGCTTTATTAAATCATTAACAATTTTCAGTCAGGTTAATTTGTTTGTCATGTTAACATAATTTGCAATGAAAATAAGATTTCAAATGtagattaaaatgtaaagtagAATTATTTAGAGAGTAGTGGGTTTAGACTTTCGGACAACACCGTTTTAAATTTGACATTATACACATTCAGCTGCTTCTCTGTCAGATATTATTGTGAATGAAAATAATTCATCTGGAAAGGACTGtgcttgtcttttgtttatttttgtcctgTCCCTACACTACAGGCATGTAAAAAGCTTCCAAATGAAATAAACCCACCCGATTTATCCATTAATATGCAACTCGGCACCTTTTTATGATGATGATTGTTATTTAAGTCTTTAtagttttatacattttgttctaaattaatttgaatttcATTTGTACTCGAAAAAACATATGCCCCCCTCCCtatgtttaactcttttgtaTGGTGTATAAAACATgtccttttcatttattttttaattaagttaacCAATTAAACACAAGTATGGGGcctaataaatgcataaatagcCTATGCAACGCGCATGGGTTGTTCGGGAAATTAAGTTTATCTTTGCACCGTCAGTAAGTTATACGTCACAACTGTTGCAGTTCACCTATGCCTTTAATGCAGCACAGAAAGACAATACCCGAGGCCAGTACACATATTTTAGAAAGTATTTAACGGAGTACAAACCAGTAGCAAAAAACTTGAGACCATGTAGATTTGTACTCAAAAATGTAGACTCACCGCCCCAATGTGAACTACAAAAACCTGTTGCAAACCGAGAGGGAGACCAGCGTAATGACATCCTGCGGCAGTGTCACACCGCCACCTATTGGAGGGGAAGAACACAATTAAAGGGTTTGAAGCAAACGTCCTTATATTTAGTAGTATAGTAGGCTATTATAAGTTTTTCTCCGCAAAAAAAATTAGTGGGAAGACGTTGGCAACATGATGGTATTCCTAAAAAAGCTGAAAAGCAGACCATTCTCTGCAGTCATATGATTTGCACCGTTTAACACGTTTGTTTGCTCCTAAATCTTCCAAGGACAAAAAGGATCGGATTTAGCTCGGGATAGGACTGTAGTAGATTTGGAATTAGTTTTGATTTGGAAGAACTTTCCATTTGAATGTGTAAATGCTCCTTAAATAGAAGTTAAAAGAACAGCCCAATGAACATAATGTTACAGATGGCAGCCTTTCGATTTACCATATTAAAACCACATTCTTAATTTTGGCCAAATACTATTTTAACGGCTTCCTAGTAAAATCTGTATTATGATTTAAATTTTTCAAACCATACggatacataaataaaacagaaataataaaaacctaGTTTAATTCACACATGTTCTGATAatcatattaaaaatgaacactaGGACGCGCTAGAGGAAAATGGAAAACATTTGTCATTTAGAGTATTTAAAGGTATAAGaattaaatgatataaaaatgtgttaaacgtatttaaatatattaaatattttacctCACAAAAttgcattcatatttttatgcttgtaatttatattttaagtcaTGCTTTACCACCACTAACAGCAAATGTGTGAAGGCAGTGTCACAACGCCAGCCCTTGACTGACTGATCACAGCTGTTTGAGATCAATTATTACCACAGCAATACCACAATATCAATTATTACCACAATAATAGACTGATGTGAAAAAAGAATCAGTAAACAGACTGTGGGATCAAGACCACTGAAGGCAGAATGCCTGTAGCATTGGGTCAACTCACAATTCTATTTGACCAAAGTGCAAAATGgctataaaaagaaaaactagtgaaaaaaataaaaagacaataatTGTCCTTGCTGTGTACATTGACTTGCAAATACCACTACAAACATCAcaatttttaatctaaaaacaCAAGATAGCCTAAAATGATTTTACTGTTACAAAAAACTTGTGTAATACTGTTTTTTCCCACAAATTATTTGCATTCAGTGTCTGCTTTTAAAGAGGTTTGTGTTTTATGAATTCAAGATGCTTGCACTAAAAATTCTGGAACaacagtaaatatatatttacaaggTTTGAGTCACATCAGTCCAGTCATATCACTATGTTCAAAGAACAACCGTGGGCCAAATTCCACAGAAttaatgtgacaaaaaaacatgacgAGGCTTCAATGTGAGTAACACTTTAATTCTGTCACCCCAAAAATGAGTCATTAACACTAATTCTGTGGTGTCACTCAGTGAGAGTCGTGCGAGGTCACAGGTTATGGACGTGTGGGTAGGTGGAGTTAAACATGCGTGTATCTGCCGCTGAAGTGTTTAAGAATTGAAAGAGATGAATTGTTGCTGTATTTCTGCTTAATGGTTCAGATCACGGTGAAGATGATGTTAATCAGTGGCTCTGTGCTGCTTCTGCTGGCTTTTCCAGCCGTCATCTCTGAAGTTGTAGACTTCAGTGAGTGTAGCGAGTTTTTCTTTGAAGGAAAGTCTCCAGTGATTCCTGGCGTTCTGGAGAATTCACTTTCCCAGGATAATCGATACAAAACGATCTGTCAAAAATATGAGAACAGTTACAGATTTGCGACACTCTTCGACACAACAAACAAGGTTCCAGTTTTCTCAGCCTACAAATTCACTGCGGCTGCACAAATCTCAAGACTACGAGATGGATGGATGATTGAGCTTCAGGTGATCTTTTGTTATTTAATCTTTTCCTGTATGATTTAGAGAAGTGTTTTAACTGTGTCATGTCAACTCTGGTAATTTTACACTTAATTCTTAAGATACggtcattttcatttctttctttatttatttatgtgtgtgtttttgcttatgaaacaaaagtGAGTTGTTGCGTTTACTTGAATATAAAAAATCCTTTGTATGGgttacaggtttgaattgacatgTACTGTAggtgaataaacaaaaattatgcAATTAATTTAGTCCCCACTTAGCTGTTAATCTTTCTTTTGAATTTTTGTTCTTTAGCTCGAACTCTTCAATGACGGGATGGGCGTGCCATATGCAAATCAAGCCATAGATGAAGACTACTTCTATAATAACCAGAATGTGGGTCGCGGTCATTTGTTTCCCAGCTGTCATTCACCTGATAAGGTCTTCGCTCAATCTACATTCACATTGACCAACACTGTGCCACAAAAGGAAAGCTTCAATAGCGGCAGCTGGAATCGCATGGAAATAGAGACTAAAGATTTGATGGGTAAATACTGCGTCGATGAAATGGatcaaaataaagttttggCCCATGTGTTGACAGGAGCTGTGCCTGGCAACAATAAACTAAATGAGAGAGTGAACATTCCATCATTCATGTGGATGACATTCTGCTGCTATAACAACTCCAGTCAGTCGTGGATCTCTCAAGCTTACTGGGCTCCAAATGAAGATGAAAACAAAGCAGACAACATCACAATTGCTGAAAGAAGCCTGCAAGAATTACAGGAATTTCTGAGTACAAAATGGGTGAAAATCACACAACTATTTGACAACAGCTGCACAAAATGAAGATGCACTCAGAATACTTGAAATGACCGTTCGTTGTCGGTCTAAGCATTTTATAGCTCTATATCTATTTTGGCAAAGTTTACccatatatacagtagtatcTAGTATCCATATATAATATGCTGTAAAAGTATATCAATAATAAAAAGCAAGTAATGAATGGAACTGTGTAAACTGCCTTTTCTGCAATAAAGTTTGTGCAAATCTTGGTATGTCAGACTCATCTCACTCATTGGGTATAAAAGTGTGACATAATTATACCATTATAACGTTTATATGGTATTATATATAAAAGACCAGTGATAACACCACAGGCCAAACATTCATGATATTTGTAAGTGAACAATTTTCAAACAAATAAAGTGTcagccacacacacatgcttcaGTACCTTAACTTATCCTAAAACTCTTGACAAAAATggccaattccatgcaaatgtgaACCATACAAGGTTTTTACCATACTTTTCAAATAGTGTTTAAAAagcatgattttccatagtcagcTACTGTATGTGCCGCTTTTATAATTCACATCCACAATGAACCATATTCTtcataaatatacaaatgaaaATTATAGTTATATATTCCTTCTTCATTTAAATTCACACAATTCCTACAAAATATTTCTTCTCTCAAACATGATGTACTTTTTGTCAtatccatatacagtatatatactgtatatataaatacttgTTTTCAAAGCAACACAAGCCGAGAACAGAATGCAGGACACAAGAATGCAAAAGTGCACTTGCGGTTTTTAAAGTCTCTACTTTCACGTAGTGCTGACCTCCAACTTTAACACTCTCCAACCACAAATACGAGTAAACACTGACCTCATAATAATATAGTATATGTTTAGATGGTGTTGCTACAGCATTGGCATGTGTGCAAAGAGTTCATTTTGCACCCTAAATGGAAAATACTGTTTTAGCGCAAGCTTGTGCTGCTAGAgaagtgtttaaaaaaaagcaacacctAAGAGTTGTTTGATAGTTGGAAGAGTTCacaagaatgtgtgtgtgtgtgtgtgtgtgtgtgtgtgtgtgtgtgcgtgcgtgcgtgcgtgcgtgtgtgtgtgtgtgtgtgtgtgtgtgtgtcggtgtAAAAAATGAGGTGCCTAAGTACTCAAGTGCAGGGAGGGACATCATTCCAAAAAGAGGCTCTTAGCATCTCGAGACATTTGGGTTTCTTTAGTCACATCAGTTTAGTGATTGAATTGAACACACGTGAGAATGCGTCTGTTAGTCGCGAGTGTCGTCTGTGTGCTGCTGGCGCTGAACTTTCCAGGTATCGTCTCCAAACTTGAAGACAACATCACTGAGTGTGGAGATTTCTTTTTTCAAGCGCAGTCTCCAGTTCTTCCTGGCATTCTGGAGAATTCAGTCACACAGGATAATCGTTACAAAATAATCTGTCAGAAATATAAGAACAAGATCAGGTTTGCTACACTTTATGACACAACAAACAGGATTCCTGTCTTCTCTGCCTACAAATACACCGGGACAGATGAGTCTGTGAGACCAGAAATTCCACGAATTTGGATGACTGAGTTGCAGGTTTGTCTTTATGTTTTAAGTATTAAagagaaacatgttttttttattgcataaaCCTTATTGCCTATTTATGGCTGTTCATGAATCGCTTTATAATCGTTCATTTTGTCTCCAGCTTGAACAACATTCAGATGCTGAAATGCATTACCCGTTTCTCTATCAGGCTAGAAATGAAGACTACTGGATAAAAGATAAAGGTACTAAAAATGAATGTACCCACGGTACCTTGTTTTCTATGAAGCACATAGCTGATCTAGAAACTGCAGAATCTACATTTACTCTGACCAACACTGTGCCCGAGATAGTTGGGTTCAGGGAAAGAACTTTGACTCTGGCAAATGCATTTAAGGATTTTATGCACCATAACTGTCTTGATAACAATAACAAGATTGCTGCCTATGTGCTGACAGGAGCCATACCTAGTAAAGCTACATGGAATAAAAGAGTGAACATTCCATCATTCATGTGGACGGTGTTTTGCTGCTACAACAGTTCAACAAATTCAATGATCTCTCAGACTTATCGggatgaaaacaaaaaagatagCAATAACACAGTGACCATCAAGGACCTAAAGAGTTTAGAGGATTTCTTACAAAAATACATGCCGAATGGAGTTAGGCCAATGCTGTTTAATAACAACTGTGAGTAAATTTGAAAAACATCTTCAAGCAGAGAAGATCAGATGCTTGGAAATGCATCCACTCCAATAGTCATCTCCTACACCGGTCCCTCTCCAGTCATCTCTCTGAAGTCGAGGCATGTGCACATCTGCTTAAGTCAGCCCTGCGTCCACGATCTCCATCACCTGCAATAgtggttaaagggacagttcacccaaaaatgaaaattatgtcatcatttactcactttaatttcatacctgtgtacatgactttcttctgatgaacacagagaaagatatttgtaagaatgtgaGCAATTtccagttctgtgacatcattgagaGGTAAAAttgaatggtagtcaaaggtgccccagaactcttaATTCTTAGTCCTAAagtcctaaattcttcaaaatatctaattttgtgttcaacagaacaaaaaaatatacaagatttttttctactgtggtagtgtgatgtgtttaacagaaacgtatacaggtttgaaacaacctgaggtgagtaaatgatgacagaattttcattttcgggtgaactagccctttaaggaCAGCATCTCGTTTCTATTTTCATCTGTTTGACATTACTGTCTATCAATACTCACCTTTCTGTTTACGCTCTGTGGCCTGCAATAAAGAAGCTTTTTACTTAGCATCTGTTGTTTGAGTTGTTCTGTTACAACTTTAGCACCTATGTCAAATGTTTTGCGTAATAATTAGGTTTAAATATATGTGGCGGTCAGGATACTATTTTGAATGGGGATAACGCTTGATTTTGGGGGGGAATTGGAAATggttaatgtactgtatattttcatCTAGGCTACTTATAAATTTGTACATAAATCTTATCATGTTCCttacattacaaaaatataACTCATGATTTTCATTTGGGgataaatacagtatttaataactTTAAAATTAAGAGGTTGAATGTCAAACCTTATCTCAGATTCTCAAATTCTGCCCACTGCACAAAATGTTGAATGTTCTTTTACAGTCTACATCCCCAGTGGACTTATGCAGTGTAAATGCCAATGTAACAAGTATATAAATTAacctttacaaacaaacatgtatttttataagAATTCACACGTAAATTGTTCATTTGTATTATCTGCATAACTGATTAAAAGGAGTGCTTCTCCTTTAAGTGTAGGAATACCAGAAACTGATTTAACTTCCTGTTCTGTCTCCGCCTCTTCCTTTTCTGTAGTGTAATCTCAAGGGAGAGAGCGAGAATAAGAGCATTTTCACCTAAAGGGCTGcttatttgttctgtttatcAGGGGAGAGAATAAATTCATCTTGTGAGCCGCGGCCTGCCGTCTAGTATTTGATTCCACAACATCACACAACGCAGACTCAAATACAACTGGTGTCGCCAGTCTTGCTTTGAACCCGGTGCCTCAAGTTAACCGGTTACACCAATAAACTTTTCTTTCCACTGGTATGAAACAGTGTTCATTCTGAGCAGGGGCCTCAGCGGTCCTCTCACGCGCAGACCCCTCCCGTGACACCCTGAGACCACGCTAACATCCATCAGGGATAACCCCAAACATGCTTAACTGCTCcatatacacaacacacacacacacacacacacacacacacacacacacgctgacaGGCGGCTCTTTTAGCGGGTTAATCCACAGACTGATGAGAGGTTGAGAGAATGACACGTCCTCTGGGTGTGCGGGATCTGATCTCATGATCTGCTTGATCGAGTCCCCCcagcacaaataaatacatccaTTAATACAACAGGGATGCTGGACCCGTACAGCTGAGACAAACTGCTCAAGATGTTATACATGTGTCTATGTATCATTTCTCTAAACATGAGATGAGCTGAAAAGATGAGATGACTATGTGTTTACTGATAAGATTTTCAAGCTCACATAAAGGCTCTTTTCTAAACTCTACCCTGACAAAAAAATGTGCTGTTAGTATACTTATTTTAAACTACTAAAATTGATCTTTCTTTCAGTCtatttttatgtacttctcagaaacGTACTTAAAATTACTCTTAAGTATACTTAACTTATACTTACAGAAGAGCGTTAGTATTTTTGCCTCAATCTTTTGATGGAGATATACTCCATAAAAGTATAATGAAGTCTTCTAAGTGTACTTCACTTGACTAGTTGTGCTAAACTTTGCTGATTGAGTAGCCtattcaattattttttcatgaaagtaaatcaataacaataaataatagtaaactATACGTTAGGTTCACTTAAAGAAAGTGaacttcataaaataaaaaataagtgcTAGTCAACTATCAGCGTACTTATAAGTTCACTTGTAGTATAGTTGCAGaatcaaagaaaaacatttagagAATATTGGGGACCTTATGCAGATTATATTTAAACATCTCCATGTCCCAGCATACAAAACATATAGGGTGAGATGGGGAAAGAAGCCCTCCTTAAGAACACTGTTCATTTACTGGCAAATTGTAGCATGAGTTTTGCATGTAGAGGATCAGTATCAAGCGTAGCGTACTTGACAGACGAATGAAAAAGAAACACTCTCAActggtattggtctggcttttgttgaaactagtaactttatattagcacctattgcattgctcctgtatgacatatcgcttattgctcacTGAACTCTGTaactcgctttggataaaagcgtctgctaaatgactaaatgtaaatttaaatgtaaatgtaagataaGTTAGATCAAATAATAGACAAAGAGAAGACATGCAAATGAAAAGTTAGATAGTAACTGGCTTTTTGAAAGGCAGTTACTGTGAATGAAACATTAATATAGGTGAAACAATTATTTTCGGTAGTGAAAAGTATGCTTTGTGATTGTGTGTATTGTACTAAGACAGGTGAAAATATTCTGAAATTTTTGAAAATAGTGCACTTTTGACAATCTGTTGTTATTTTAGTACTAGGAGTTTTGAAAAACAGCTGCATGTGAAAATTGCAccaataaaaccaataaaaaacaaacaaattctgcAAACATTTTCTACCTGTTCCTGTCTTTATAATGCTTTAAGAACACTTCTATCTCACAAAGATTGAACTGTATTTACACTCACTGTACTGAGTCAATCttatacatttacatgacaTATTCACAATTTACAGTTGAGGAAAACAACAACCGGTTCATCTCAAATACATCATCAAaagttcacaaaataaaaatatataattaagcACAAACTATGAACAGAAATTAGAGTCGTGTCGTGTCTCAATCTCCCATTTTCATGCTTATAACAGCATCTTATTGACAGGGTCGATTCCACAAAGCCATTGGCATTATTAAACTCTGGAGttatttttttttctcactatgttatacaaataaaaagatgcagaattaaatacttttgtcatttattatggTAACATTCGGTATGCAAAACGAACAATGCTtcagtatatgaagagttcagatgcaaaaggcNAAGACAGGTGAAAATATTCTGAAATTTTTGAAAATAGTGCACTTTTGACAATCTGTTGTTATTTTAGTACTAGTTTTGAAAAACAGCTGCATGTGAAAATTGCAccaataaaaccaataaaaaacaaacaaattctgcAAACATTTTCTACCTGTTCCTGTCTTTATAATGCTTTAAGAACACTTCTATCTCACAAAGATTGAACTGTATTTACACTCACTGTACTGAGTCAATCttatacatttacatgacaTATTCACAATTTACAGTTGAGGAAAACAACAACCGGTTCATCTCAAATACATCATCAAaagttcacaaaataaaaatatataattaagcACAAACTATGAACAGAAATTAGAGTCGTGTCGTGTCTCAATCTCCCATTTTCATGCTTATAACAGCATCTTATTGACAGGGTCGATTCCACAAAGCCATTGGCATTATTAAACGCTGGAGTTAGTTTTTTGTCTCACtatgttacacaaataaaaagatgcagaattaaatacttttgtcatttattatggTAACATTCGGTATGGAAAACGAACAATGCTtcagtatatgaagagttcagatgcaaaaggcCCCAAGTGCCTTCTGACATTTGTCttctaaaatgattatttttatcaGGCTCTGATGTATTCTGTGCCATTAAGGTGAATTCACTGAACCTAAACATAGGAGTCtgataaaaaaggaaaatttcaAACGGCAATT
Protein-coding regions in this window:
- the LOC130551001 gene encoding endonuclease domain-containing 1 protein-like — protein: MVQITVKMMLISGSVLLLLAFPAVISEVVDFSECSEFFFEGKSPVIPGVLENSLSQDNRYKTICQKYENSYRFATLFDTTNKVPVFSAYKFTAAAQISRLRDGWMIELQLELFNDGMGVPYANQAIDEDYFYNNQNVGRGHLFPSCHSPDKVFAQSTFTLTNTVPQKESFNSGSWNRMEIETKDLMGKYCVDEMDQNKVLAHVLTGAVPGNNKLNERVNIPSFMWMTFCCYNNSSQSWISQAYWAPNEDENKADNITIAERSLQELQEFLSTKWVKITQLFDNSCTK
- the LOC130550998 gene encoding endonuclease domain-containing 1 protein-like, yielding MRLLVASVVCVLLALNFPGIVSKLEDNITECGDFFFQAQSPVLPGILENSVTQDNRYKIICQKYKNKIRFATLYDTTNRIPVFSAYKYTGTDESVRPEIPRIWMTELQLEQHSDAEMHYPFLYQARNEDYWIKDKGTKNECTHGTLFSMKHIADLETAESTFTLTNTVPEIVGFRERTLTLANAFKDFMHHNCLDNNNKIAAYVLTGAIPSKATWNKRVNIPSFMWTVFCCYNSSTNSMISQTYRDENKKDSNNTVTIKDLKSLEDFLQKYMPNGVRPMLFNNNCE